Proteins from a single region of Cytophagaceae bacterium:
- a CDS encoding metallophosphoesterase: MKHFLYTLVLILISGKLLYSQLPLNYGSTGWKYYMKNSSPIAPQNYVSITGDPGFPGTYDWKSPYYNSVFGITWPSGATLPIGYGTNFPGGLLPSFTWGTALSISPYPITSYYRKTLTGISGYSSITINCKSDDASVVYLNGIEVQRSNLPVAPAPITSTTNANGGINSSTSSFVNTVTISGSLLASVLAAHYIPGNITVAVEVHQYDTPASSTEFSGSTDSFFDIEITGTTASATPTITRGPYLQLASDNVSDVVGIIRDPATTKQFRWATNSSIKGSVKYWIDTPGSIVNQSSETMATTDHLININGLTANKKYRYEIGYLDPISSSFVSLITSPDHFFQSGPQYMDVFTKKTKIWLTGDIGYNLAGYAGLSFAPSASTYNLVQNNVISGFNTWANTNINPSLDFWILLGDNAYLNGTSDDYKDYFFGPLQNTKMMKQATIIPALGNHEYYESRLTALSTPNPVPTRSGYTLDGSGNDRLSRNYAYYDLFKTPQKGQAGGVPSNSPSYYSFNANNIHFIILDSYGADIDPLTSTRRSLWENNSPQMAWLENDLSQNDIAVTNTEIFWTVVVLHHPPYTKGSYNSDTLHGEPGVSFNDGIMNAIANKLVRKLENHKVDMVLSGHSHVYERSKQLKGLYDATDPIVGPVSTAINSTIMSSATFKPHTHFNALTHQINTSTGKYDGSTDSCPYETSSNALASTNGIIYAVVGSGSTVQVTPINPAGHKALPIFNYSLGGSMILEMQVFKLVAKWIDQNGNVGDNFTIVKDIIKRPEAVLEISPLDLPSYSPSFQRIWDPSVATGIPFTFTAPPPTPGSSFTFVPSISSYNIINPQIGPYYSYSDATGCLAQNIRFHFTPDCWPASGVNIFNLIDSPVPETIKSSGSLFWFNTIKASSVVNSYSVGWTGFGVGFHASPAAVFTSNSISTCP; encoded by the coding sequence ATGAAACACTTTTTATATACTTTGGTTCTAATTTTAATATCAGGAAAGCTTTTGTATTCACAGCTTCCTTTAAACTATGGTAGTACTGGCTGGAAATATTACATGAAGAACAGTTCGCCAATAGCACCTCAAAATTATGTTTCTATTACGGGTGATCCGGGATTCCCAGGCACATATGATTGGAAGTCTCCGTACTATAATTCGGTTTTTGGCATTACCTGGCCATCGGGAGCGACGCTTCCCATTGGCTATGGAACAAATTTTCCCGGAGGATTACTTCCCTCCTTTACATGGGGGACAGCTCTTAGCATCAGCCCATATCCAATTACTTCTTATTACCGAAAAACTCTAACTGGCATCTCGGGTTACTCTTCAATTACCATAAATTGCAAAAGCGATGATGCCTCTGTGGTATATTTAAATGGAATTGAAGTACAAAGGAGCAATCTTCCAGTAGCCCCTGCTCCAATCACCTCCACTACTAACGCCAATGGGGGAATTAACAGTTCCACCAGTTCTTTTGTGAATACAGTTACTATCTCTGGATCACTTCTGGCCAGTGTTCTTGCTGCTCATTATATACCCGGAAATATCACCGTGGCAGTAGAAGTGCACCAATATGATACACCTGCCTCTTCTACAGAATTTTCAGGATCTACAGATTCATTTTTTGATATTGAAATTACCGGAACAACAGCCTCGGCAACCCCCACTATCACACGAGGGCCATATTTGCAGTTGGCTTCGGATAATGTTTCGGATGTGGTAGGAATCATTAGAGACCCAGCCACAACTAAGCAATTTAGGTGGGCTACTAATTCAAGCATAAAAGGCTCTGTTAAATATTGGATTGATACTCCTGGTTCTATAGTAAATCAATCATCAGAGACAATGGCAACCACAGATCATTTAATCAATATCAATGGACTAACAGCAAATAAAAAATATAGATATGAAATAGGTTACTTAGATCCAATTAGCTCAAGTTTTGTTAGTTTAATAACTAGCCCTGACCACTTTTTTCAATCAGGACCTCAATATATGGATGTCTTTACAAAAAAAACAAAGATTTGGCTTACCGGGGATATTGGCTATAATCTTGCTGGATATGCAGGTTTATCTTTCGCTCCATCAGCCTCAACATACAACCTAGTTCAAAACAATGTAATCTCTGGATTTAATACTTGGGCAAATACAAATATTAACCCTTCTTTGGATTTTTGGATACTGTTAGGGGACAACGCTTATTTAAATGGAACCTCGGATGACTACAAAGATTATTTCTTTGGTCCCCTTCAAAATACGAAAATGATGAAGCAGGCGACAATTATACCGGCACTAGGTAATCATGAGTATTATGAGTCAAGACTTACTGCTCTTTCTACTCCTAATCCTGTGCCAACAAGGTCTGGATATACCCTTGACGGAAGTGGCAATGACCGGCTTTCTAGAAATTATGCCTATTATGACCTTTTTAAAACTCCGCAGAAAGGTCAAGCGGGTGGGGTGCCTTCAAATTCTCCAAGCTATTATTCCTTCAATGCAAATAACATACATTTCATAATCCTTGATTCTTACGGTGCTGATATTGACCCTCTGACAAGTACACGACGGTCATTATGGGAAAACAATAGCCCTCAAATGGCTTGGCTAGAGAATGATCTCAGTCAAAATGATATCGCTGTAACCAATACAGAAATCTTTTGGACTGTTGTTGTTTTACATCATCCACCTTATACAAAAGGATCCTACAATTCTGATACACTTCATGGCGAACCGGGAGTCAGTTTTAATGATGGTATTATGAATGCGATTGCAAATAAATTGGTCAGAAAACTTGAAAACCATAAAGTAGATATGGTTTTAAGTGGGCATAGCCACGTATACGAAAGGTCAAAACAATTGAAAGGCTTATATGATGCAACAGATCCTATTGTTGGGCCCGTAAGTACAGCTATAAACTCGACTATAATGTCCTCTGCTACATTTAAACCTCATACACATTTCAATGCCTTAACACACCAAATTAATACTAGTACAGGAAAATATGATGGTTCAACAGATTCTTGTCCTTATGAAACTAGTTCGAATGCCTTGGCTAGTACAAATGGAATAATTTATGCAGTTGTTGGTTCTGGATCTACTGTCCAAGTAACCCCAATAAACCCAGCCGGACATAAAGCATTACCGATATTTAATTATTCATTGGGTGGGTCAATGATTTTAGAAATGCAAGTATTTAAATTAGTAGCAAAGTGGATAGATCAAAATGGAAATGTAGGAGATAATTTCACAATAGTTAAAGATATAATTAAACGACCTGAGGCTGTCCTAGAAATAAGTCCTCTAGATTTACCAAGCTACTCACCTAGTTTTCAAAGGATTTGGGATCCATCTGTCGCTACAGGTATTCCTTTCACCTTTACGGCTCCTCCGCCAACTCCGGGAAGCTCATTTACTTTTGTGCCATCCATTTCCTCGTATAATATTATTAATCCGCAAATTGGTCCTTACTATTCTTATTCTGACGCAACGGGCTGCCTTGCTCAAAATATTCGCTTCCACTTTACGCCTGATTGTTGGCCTGCTTCTGGTGTCAATATATTTAACTTAATTGACAGCCCAGTTCCTGAAACAATAAAATCCTCAGGAAGCTTATTCTGGTTTAACACAATAAAAGCTTCCTCGGTAGTTAATAGTTATTCTGTAGGTTGGACTGGGTTTGGGGTAGGATTCCATGCAAGCCCTGCAGCTGTTTTTACCTCAAACTCTATTTCAACTTGTCCATAA
- a CDS encoding PepSY-like domain-containing protein, which produces MKRILQLFVGLSMVMGFTSCESDIIESADYNYTNNAVSGDEKLTLEQLPLTIQTYLREKYSGFTFKEAKKVSSNTASTAYFSVTIVYKDAVIEMKFNLNGVLINNFNETKKTESVKEAELLQVIKDYIKSNFANFSIASAEKKTVGTLITYDVKLKSNSTQILLTFNGDGKFLTKTVLSGEWVEAVKQADLLASITEYLKKTYPNAVFVSGEKVFKNTVVSYVLKLKTESQNLTLKFDANGKIASILAENLNKTELKETELPESIKTYLSKLGTYTFVNARKIAIGTSQYFLVIVKVNGKTQELKFDANGSLFVLPSNNPKPFTVDSLLADTRNYLKSNFPDYTFKSAKRLTSNGTVYYLVSILFQGKVVELKFDNKGIIIQAYGSNFSEIRIEKSSLPKAATDYLIANYKNNVLVYAKKVTRTTGISYVVKIKYNDKVYELTFDKNGKFVSVKNS; this is translated from the coding sequence ATGAAAAGAATTTTACAATTGTTTGTAGGCCTTTCTATGGTGATGGGCTTTACTTCCTGCGAAAGTGATATAATCGAAAGTGCAGATTATAATTACACTAATAATGCTGTAAGTGGTGATGAGAAACTTACACTGGAGCAACTTCCATTGACTATTCAAACATATTTGCGGGAAAAATACTCCGGATTTACATTTAAAGAAGCAAAAAAAGTAAGCTCAAATACTGCATCAACTGCCTATTTTTCGGTTACAATCGTTTACAAAGATGCTGTGATTGAAATGAAATTTAATCTTAATGGAGTATTAATCAATAACTTCAATGAAACAAAAAAAACAGAATCAGTAAAAGAGGCAGAGCTTTTACAAGTAATTAAAGATTACATTAAGAGCAATTTTGCTAATTTTAGCATTGCTTCTGCTGAGAAAAAAACAGTCGGAACTCTGATTACCTATGATGTAAAACTAAAAAGCAATTCAACTCAAATATTGCTGACATTTAACGGTGATGGAAAATTTTTAACGAAAACTGTGTTAAGTGGAGAATGGGTTGAAGCTGTGAAACAAGCTGATTTACTTGCTTCAATAACAGAATACTTAAAGAAAACATATCCCAATGCCGTATTTGTTTCGGGTGAAAAAGTCTTCAAAAATACCGTGGTTTCTTACGTTTTAAAATTAAAAACGGAATCTCAAAATCTAACTTTGAAATTTGATGCTAATGGCAAAATAGCTTCGATTTTAGCAGAAAATCTCAACAAAACTGAGTTAAAAGAAACAGAATTGCCGGAATCAATAAAAACGTATCTTTCTAAATTGGGGACTTATACATTTGTAAACGCCCGTAAAATAGCGATTGGAACGTCTCAATATTTTTTGGTTATTGTTAAAGTAAACGGCAAGACTCAGGAGCTAAAATTTGATGCAAACGGCTCACTATTTGTGTTACCTTCAAATAATCCAAAGCCTTTCACAGTAGATTCGCTACTAGCTGACACCCGAAATTATCTCAAATCCAATTTTCCGGATTACACTTTTAAGAGTGCAAAAAGATTAACTTCAAACGGTACGGTTTATTATCTGGTAAGTATTTTGTTTCAGGGCAAAGTGGTAGAACTTAAATTTGATAATAAAGGAATAATAATTCAGGCTTATGGCTCTAATTTTTCTGAGATTAGGATAGAAAAATCATCTTTACCAAAAGCAGCAACTGATTATTTGATAGCCAATTATAAGAACAACGTTTTGGTTTATGCCAAAAAAGTAACCCGTACCACCGGAATCAGTTATGTAGTAAAAATAAAATACAATGATAAAGTTTATGAACTTACTTTCGACAAAAACGGGAAGTTTGTTTCAGTAAAGAATTCTTAA
- a CDS encoding alpha/beta fold hydrolase: MSEKVKIVPPKWQANGHWQTVYPSLFRKVKIETKRERLELPDGDFLDLDWKKHGNKKLVIATHGLEGDSTRHYVAGIAKIMEAAGFDGLMWNSRSCSGEINRLPRFYHHGDAGDLKYVLEHAIKQGYEKILLVGFSMGGSLTLRLLGEYAGEVPSEVIGAVVASVPLDLPSSVAELDKPGKRFYMERFLKKLGKKIEEKSKMFPDHPILKIDENKKIRNFEQFDNRYTAPLHGYSDAHEFYEKASSKPLLPRIEVPTYIVQAINDPFLSPQCLEIESVTNNPNIRLILCDQGGHVGFMQRGSKYTFVEKLAFDKFSGD, translated from the coding sequence ATGTCTGAAAAAGTAAAAATTGTTCCTCCCAAATGGCAAGCCAACGGGCATTGGCAAACGGTATATCCAAGTTTATTTAGAAAAGTAAAAATCGAAACAAAAAGGGAAAGGCTGGAGCTTCCGGATGGTGATTTTTTGGATTTGGATTGGAAAAAACATGGAAATAAAAAACTGGTAATTGCCACCCACGGTCTGGAAGGAGACTCTACCCGACATTATGTAGCAGGAATTGCAAAAATAATGGAGGCTGCAGGTTTCGACGGCCTGATGTGGAATTCGAGGAGTTGTAGCGGAGAAATCAACCGTTTGCCCCGGTTTTATCACCATGGCGATGCCGGCGATCTTAAATACGTGTTGGAACATGCCATAAAGCAAGGTTACGAAAAAATATTGTTGGTTGGATTTTCGATGGGTGGTAGTTTGACTTTAAGGCTGTTGGGAGAATATGCCGGGGAAGTACCATCGGAAGTGATTGGAGCTGTAGTGGCATCGGTTCCTTTAGATTTGCCTAGTTCTGTGGCAGAGCTTGATAAACCGGGTAAGCGATTCTATATGGAACGTTTTCTGAAGAAATTGGGCAAAAAGATTGAAGAAAAATCAAAAATGTTTCCTGATCACCCCATTCTTAAAATTGATGAGAATAAGAAAATCCGCAACTTTGAGCAGTTTGATAATCGATACACTGCACCACTTCATGGGTACAGTGATGCCCACGAATTTTATGAAAAAGCTTCTTCCAAACCACTTTTGCCAAGAATTGAAGTCCCAACTTACATTGTTCAGGCCATAAATGACCCCTTTTTGAGTCCCCAATGTCTGGAGATTGAATCTGTCACAAATAATCCTAACATCCGTTTGATTCTTTGCGACCAGGGAGGTCATGTAGGATTTATGCAGCGTGGTTCCAAATATACATTTGTTGAAAAACTCGCATTTGACAAGTTTTCAGGTGATTAG
- a CDS encoding metallophosphoesterase has protein sequence MRKIALIFICILYFSSSLFGQIVPFGSPGWKYYHQLPAAAPCTEPPNYISSASFSWKSPQYNTIAVPGWVNNSDTLPMGYAVNTSNIYGGLTIKKVLTFSDPSAKPTTLYIRRTITLTSFPRASYSSFTLKIRADDGVRVYFNETEVANYNLPTGALGANISAGSAIGTDTISKVFQISNTFPQHPESPDKITITAEIHQSTVGLTPNCSTNSSDLFIDMQLSGTLGNITPSLTRGPYLQLPLPTGIQVRWKTNIAEIGKVCISSSNPISPSNHGECTIDTESVTNHKLYISNLLPNTTYYYSIQNSVDSIYKMGSDFYFSTSPQNVDTTKTTKIWVTGDIGQTKHSDQRRKVLAGFKKFKTEKNIGDINLWLLLGDVCNETGSLIEYDTAFFATHDTSALKIMRQTALLSCVGNHDYYSTQATKFLSSDSVLINRANQFVSSRYTNVFFGGLTNNVDRKIKKNSFFELFSFPKNNFGQKYSTSVNDSTKAYYSYNHNNIHFIGLDSYGFYNNRMLYAGIPDSSLTDTSENSQFIWLRNDLKKAKSNPDIKWTIMFWHHSPYTRGGGHFSDSLWNDEFILYGIRDKLIRFLDKGNFDIDLILNGHSHVYSRSRLMKGHYGLEDSFTPSVHNKPLLDPLFDSKANSNGKYNSDTSCAYLKSRTNAINEGIVYVLTGSSSQLQRSEGTTYNAIVGHKALNGASFTNHSNIYQTRGNIQMEKGGSVYIEVKDNRLDAKFVQEDGVVADSFVIFKDINKNDTLVKAISALDLPTESPQLQLLKTNWPNVKSFSVTGPDGYSQTFSNTPAMVPNPQIGPVYILKDQYNCISQKFRFTFSEKCWTDVTINNTINTPTLQVINATGKITAGNKILGSSNVKYNAGKSITLTPGMFFIQNPARFMTNIAAPNCQ, from the coding sequence ATGAGAAAGATCGCCTTGATTTTTATTTGTATTTTGTATTTCAGTTCCAGTTTATTTGGACAAATAGTACCGTTTGGGAGTCCGGGTTGGAAATATTATCATCAACTGCCTGCTGCAGCACCCTGCACTGAGCCCCCAAATTATATATCCTCTGCTTCTTTTAGCTGGAAATCGCCGCAATACAATACGATAGCTGTACCCGGCTGGGTAAATAATAGCGATACACTGCCAATGGGCTATGCTGTAAACACTTCCAATATTTATGGAGGTTTGACCATTAAAAAGGTACTCACTTTTAGTGATCCTTCTGCAAAACCCACTACTCTATATATTAGAAGGACTATTACTTTGACATCTTTCCCAAGGGCTTCATATAGTTCTTTTACACTTAAAATAAGAGCTGATGATGGAGTCAGAGTTTATTTTAATGAAACTGAAGTTGCCAACTATAACTTGCCGACTGGTGCTCTTGGTGCCAATATTTCGGCGGGTTCTGCTATAGGTACCGACACCATTAGTAAGGTATTTCAAATCTCTAATACCTTCCCGCAACATCCCGAAAGTCCAGATAAAATCACAATCACTGCCGAAATACACCAAAGTACAGTGGGACTTACTCCAAACTGCTCCACCAATTCCAGTGACCTGTTTATAGATATGCAACTAAGTGGTACATTAGGTAATATTACCCCTTCACTCACCAGAGGGCCTTATCTCCAATTGCCACTTCCCACAGGAATCCAAGTTAGATGGAAAACCAATATTGCTGAAATAGGTAAAGTTTGCATAAGCAGCTCAAACCCGATAAGTCCATCAAATCATGGTGAATGCACAATTGATACTGAATCAGTTACAAATCATAAACTGTATATTTCTAATTTACTACCCAATACAACGTATTATTATTCAATCCAAAATTCAGTTGACTCAATATATAAAATGGGAAGTGATTTTTATTTTTCTACTTCCCCTCAAAATGTTGACACCACTAAAACAACCAAAATTTGGGTTACAGGTGACATAGGCCAAACCAAACATAGCGACCAAAGACGAAAAGTTTTGGCAGGTTTCAAGAAATTCAAGACTGAAAAAAACATCGGCGATATAAATCTTTGGCTATTATTGGGTGATGTATGTAATGAAACTGGAAGTCTTATAGAATATGACACGGCTTTTTTTGCTACCCATGACACTTCTGCTCTGAAAATAATGAGGCAAACGGCATTGTTATCATGCGTTGGAAATCATGATTATTATTCAACCCAAGCAACAAAATTCTTGAGTTCTGATTCAGTATTAATTAATCGAGCGAATCAATTTGTTTCAAGCAGATATACCAATGTTTTTTTTGGAGGCTTGACCAACAATGTAGATCGAAAAATAAAAAAGAATAGCTTTTTCGAATTATTCTCTTTTCCGAAAAACAATTTTGGCCAAAAATATTCAACCTCTGTCAATGACAGCACCAAAGCATATTATTCCTACAATCATAATAACATTCACTTCATTGGACTTGATTCTTATGGATTTTACAACAATCGAATGCTATATGCCGGAATTCCAGATTCATCATTAACCGATACCTCTGAAAATTCACAGTTTATCTGGCTAAGGAACGATTTAAAAAAGGCGAAATCTAATCCAGATATAAAATGGACGATTATGTTTTGGCATCATTCGCCTTATACCCGGGGTGGAGGCCACTTTTCAGATTCACTTTGGAATGACGAATTTATTCTTTATGGAATTAGAGACAAATTAATAAGATTTCTGGATAAGGGTAATTTTGACATAGATCTAATCTTAAATGGTCATAGCCATGTTTATTCACGTTCAAGGCTCATGAAAGGTCATTACGGACTTGAGGATTCTTTTACTCCTTCTGTTCACAATAAACCTCTTCTTGACCCACTTTTTGACTCAAAGGCCAATTCAAATGGAAAATATAACAGTGACACTTCTTGTGCCTATTTAAAATCCAGAACAAATGCGATTAATGAGGGAATTGTTTATGTTTTGACGGGTTCATCAAGTCAACTTCAAAGGTCTGAGGGGACTACTTATAATGCAATCGTAGGACATAAGGCCCTCAATGGAGCATCATTTACTAACCATAGTAATATATACCAAACTCGCGGAAACATCCAAATGGAAAAAGGAGGCTCGGTTTATATCGAAGTAAAAGACAACCGGCTCGACGCAAAGTTTGTACAGGAAGACGGCGTGGTGGCCGATAGTTTCGTGATTTTTAAAGATATTAACAAAAATGACACTTTGGTCAAAGCAATATCAGCACTCGACCTGCCAACAGAATCTCCTCAATTACAGCTACTTAAAACCAACTGGCCAAATGTCAAAAGTTTCTCAGTGACAGGCCCCGATGGCTACAGTCAAACTTTTTCAAATACCCCTGCCATGGTACCTAACCCCCAAATTGGACCGGTTTATATCTTAAAAGATCAGTACAATTGCATTTCTCAAAAATTCAGATTTACATTTTCGGAAAAATGCTGGACCGACGTCACGATCAACAATACAATAAATACGCCTACACTACAGGTAATAAATGCAACAGGAAAAATCACGGCGGGAAATAAAATTCTTGGCAGCTCAAATGTTAAATACAATGCAGGAAAATCAATTACACTCACACCGGGTATGTTTTTTATCCAGAATCCGGCAAGATTTATGACAAATATTGCTGCTCCAAACTGCCAATAA
- a CDS encoding sterol desaturase family protein, with amino-acid sequence METIINYFETIPTIHRTLLLVGGIAFFWILESIGPLFDFKYNKIRHALPNIFFTLTTALINLSLAFALVKSSDWVVEHKFGIIQWLPAMPLWLFALLGLMLLDLIGAYFIHWLEHKVKWMWMFHIIHHSDRQIDTTTANRHHPGESVFRFVFTTLAVIITGAPMWLVFMYQSFSVVLSQFNHANIGLPLWLDKALSYVLITPDMHHVHHHYVLPYSDTNYGNIFAIWDRIFGTFSTLDREKLIYGIDTVMDTAENEHIKPMLKIPFAGYRQPTG; translated from the coding sequence TTGGAAACCATTATAAATTATTTTGAAACTATTCCCACCATTCACCGAACATTGTTGCTGGTTGGTGGTATTGCCTTCTTTTGGATATTAGAAAGTATAGGCCCACTGTTTGATTTTAAATACAATAAAATCAGACATGCATTACCCAATATTTTCTTTACACTTACCACCGCATTGATTAACCTTTCCTTGGCTTTTGCTCTGGTAAAGTCTTCTGATTGGGTTGTGGAGCATAAATTCGGAATAATACAATGGTTGCCTGCAATGCCTCTTTGGCTTTTTGCCTTATTGGGTTTGATGCTTCTTGATTTGATAGGTGCCTATTTCATACATTGGCTGGAGCATAAAGTCAAATGGATGTGGATGTTTCACATTATCCATCATTCTGACAGGCAGATTGATACTACAACTGCCAATCGGCATCATCCCGGTGAAAGTGTTTTCAGGTTTGTTTTTACCACTTTGGCGGTTATTATTACCGGGGCTCCCATGTGGCTGGTTTTTATGTACCAGTCATTTTCAGTGGTATTAAGCCAATTTAATCATGCCAATATTGGATTGCCACTATGGCTCGACAAAGCATTGAGCTATGTGTTGATTACGCCCGATATGCATCATGTGCATCATCATTATGTTTTACCCTATTCCGATACTAACTATGGTAATATTTTTGCTATCTGGGACAGGATTTTTGGCACTTTTAGTACTCTCGATCGTGAAAAATTGATTTATGGTATTGATACAGTGATGGATACTGCAGAAAATGAACATATTAAGCCAATGCTCAAAATTCCGTTTGCCGGTTACCGTCAGCCAACCGGATGA
- a CDS encoding universal stress protein, producing the protein MKKILVPTDMSHLANHALEVAVSLAKKFDGKIDLLNVKVYPTADVGAYYSLYGASGISIDDAWNQIMTEAKTEMQELISNFSGVDIKPIVEETGDHFVEAVLEHNADLIVMGSHGAEGFKEFFKGSNSEEVVRMANCPVLVLKDEAKPFQPKKVVFAVDLKHEDFIKKALKLLPIEGAECHFLYVDYGMKAINYHETEAQLVKLAEKLGIKNYKAEIYNSTTIEDGILEYSDSIGADLIAMYTHGRTGINHFFKGSIAEDVVNHSKIPVFTYVES; encoded by the coding sequence ATGAAAAAGATATTAGTTCCAACCGATATGAGCCATCTGGCCAATCATGCTCTGGAAGTGGCAGTTTCTCTAGCCAAAAAATTTGATGGTAAAATTGACCTGCTTAATGTAAAAGTGTATCCAACTGCCGACGTTGGTGCTTATTATTCTTTGTATGGAGCATCGGGCATTTCGATAGATGATGCCTGGAATCAAATCATGACTGAGGCCAAAACTGAAATGCAGGAATTGATTTCTAATTTTAGTGGTGTTGATATCAAGCCGATAGTAGAAGAAACCGGCGATCATTTTGTTGAAGCGGTTTTGGAGCACAACGCCGACCTCATTGTGATGGGTTCGCATGGTGCTGAGGGCTTCAAAGAGTTTTTCAAAGGCTCAAACAGTGAAGAAGTAGTAAGAATGGCAAATTGCCCGGTACTTGTTTTGAAAGATGAAGCCAAACCTTTCCAACCTAAGAAAGTTGTTTTTGCGGTAGATTTGAAACATGAAGATTTTATCAAAAAAGCTTTAAAATTGCTTCCAATCGAAGGTGCCGAATGCCATTTCCTTTATGTTGATTATGGAATGAAAGCAATTAATTATCATGAGACTGAAGCTCAGTTGGTAAAATTGGCTGAAAAACTGGGTATTAAAAATTATAAAGCTGAAATCTACAATTCTACAACTATTGAAGATGGAATACTTGAATATTCAGACAGCATCGGAGCAGATTTGATCGCCATGTACACTCATGGTCGCACAGGAATCAATCATTTCTTCAAAGGCAGTATAGCCGAAGACGTGGTTAATCACTCCAAAATTCCGGTTTTCACATATGTAGAATCATAA
- a CDS encoding LytTR family transcriptional regulator, with translation METEILIGARKMVNPSEILSLKGDVNYTTVFFTDGQRKEVVATTLKKIQSRLQPFPHFFRISKNTIINLNYIEAIENDRVRLLTGTLEYTSRRRRKEFELCFLQK, from the coding sequence ATGGAAACAGAAATACTCATCGGAGCCCGAAAGATGGTAAACCCCTCAGAAATACTGAGCCTTAAGGGGGATGTAAACTACACCACAGTGTTTTTTACTGATGGCCAAAGAAAAGAGGTGGTCGCGACCACGCTCAAGAAAATCCAAAGTCGCCTGCAGCCTTTCCCGCATTTTTTCCGCATCTCCAAAAATACGATTATTAATTTAAATTATATAGAAGCGATTGAAAATGACAGGGTTAGACTACTTACGGGTACATTGGAGTATACTTCAAGACGCAGAAGAAAGGAGTTTGAACTTTGTTTCTTACAAAAATAA
- a CDS encoding 3-oxoacyl-ACP synthase III family protein — translation MKTIIAATGTHLPERRIENSFFLSRTFLNPDGSAMEKSPEDTIAKLEQITGIKERRYIPETGDSVPLMRTSCENALESWGQDKDLIDGIIVAHNAGNMLEGRQGFHTVPNMAALLKNSLGIENYDCFAYDILFGCPGWVQGVIQAHHAIQMGDAKNVLVVGVEVASRLVDPYDLDSMILADGCGVAIISADDVENQGGIISYATYSHAHDDVKAIYLDKSYNKEWSDPTLFKMNGKDVYKYATTWVPRVIKKALDKAGLTASDVDMFLFHQANGKMLHAFAHNLAQMYGIEGLSLDGKIPVTINFTGNTSVATIPTMLDLILKGNLEGYQIKPGMKVVFASVGAGMHCNALVYQF, via the coding sequence TTGAAAACCATTATAGCTGCTACAGGTACACACTTGCCTGAGCGTAGGATTGAAAATAGTTTTTTCCTTAGCCGTACATTTCTTAACCCCGATGGCTCGGCCATGGAAAAATCGCCGGAAGATACAATTGCAAAATTGGAGCAAATCACCGGCATAAAAGAAAGGAGGTATATTCCTGAAACCGGCGACTCAGTGCCTCTGATGCGAACTTCCTGCGAAAACGCATTGGAATCCTGGGGTCAGGACAAAGACCTGATAGATGGTATCATCGTGGCTCATAATGCCGGAAATATGCTGGAGGGCCGACAAGGTTTTCATACAGTGCCAAATATGGCGGCATTGCTTAAAAACAGCCTTGGAATTGAAAACTATGACTGTTTTGCTTATGATATTTTGTTTGGTTGCCCGGGTTGGGTTCAGGGAGTGATCCAGGCCCATCATGCCATTCAAATGGGTGATGCCAAAAATGTGCTGGTGGTTGGAGTTGAAGTGGCTTCCCGGTTGGTTGATCCCTACGATTTGGATTCTATGATACTTGCGGATGGTTGTGGCGTGGCAATTATTTCGGCCGATGATGTTGAGAATCAGGGCGGAATCATTTCCTATGCCACTTATTCTCATGCCCACGACGACGTAAAAGCGATTTATCTGGATAAATCATACAATAAAGAATGGAGCGATCCTACTCTTTTTAAAATGAACGGGAAAGATGTATATAAATATGCTACGACCTGGGTACCAAGAGTTATTAAAAAGGCTTTGGATAAGGCCGGTCTTACTGCCAGTGATGTAGATATGTTTCTGTTTCATCAGGCCAACGGTAAAATGCTGCACGCTTTTGCCCACAATCTTGCACAAATGTACGGCATAGAAGGCCTTTCGTTGGATGGTAAAATTCCTGTTACCATCAACTTTACCGGAAACACTTCGGTAGCTACTATTCCTACCATGCTCGATCTGATATTGAAAGGCAATCTGGAAGGATACCAAATCAAACCCGGCATGAAGGTGGTTTTTGCTTCGGTAGGAGCGGGTATGCACTGTAATGCATTGGTTTATCAGTTTTGA